In one window of Oncorhynchus gorbuscha isolate QuinsamMale2020 ecotype Even-year linkage group LG23, OgorEven_v1.0, whole genome shotgun sequence DNA:
- the LOC124010779 gene encoding solute carrier family 25 member 43-like yields MATVKPDDRLTRSQGFMCVGFAGVFSKTVTSPLELVKIKSQVGTFHCKKGFLHSFLVVYQNEGLRGFWKGNLVSCLRLFPYSAVHLATYKHIVHLHMDELGYISQWRAILAGGLAGVSAALATYPLEVAETRLIAQNCREPTYRGVVHTLSKLYQTEGLRTLYSGFSLTVLGAFPFSIGCYAVYVNLDKLWREPQFRFTPLQNFINGCLAAGIAQTFSYPFETVKRKMQAQNPRLPHYGGADVHFTGMLDCFRQVIRNKGILTLWSGITANMIKIVPYFGLLFSCFEMCKQVCLYRNGYIVSPLSYKLAPGVDQSMGPTEVEEVKRYLKNRSFQSQQGSRW; encoded by the exons ATGGCAACAGTTAAACCAGATGACAGACTGACACGTTCTCAGGGCTTTATGTGCGTTGGTTTTGCTGGAGTTTTCAGTAAAACTGTCACGTCGCCTCTGGAGTTGGTGAAAATCAAGAGTCAAGTAGGCACATTTCACTGTAAAAAAGGCTTTCTGCACAGCTTTCTTGTCGTCTACCAGAATGAAGGCCTACGGGGATTTTGGAAGGGAAACCTCGTCTCCTGTCTCCGCCTGTTTCCTTACAGCGCCGTCCATTTGGCAACATACAAACA TATCGTCCACCTCCACATGGATGAATTGGGCTACATCTCTCAGTGGAGGGCAATTTTGGCTGGTGGGCTAGCTGGTGTGAGTGCTGCACTGGCCACGTACCCTCTGGAGGTGGCAGAGACTCGCCTCATAGCTCAGAACTGCAGAGAGCCCACATACAGGGGGGTGGTCCACACGCTCTCCAAGTTATACCAGACCGAAGGCCTTCGAACACTCTACAGTGGATTCTCTCTCACAGTCTTAG GTGCGTTTCCCTTCTCCATTGGTTGCTATGCAGTCTACGTCAACTTGGATAAGCTGTGGCGGGAGCCCCAATTCCGGTTCACTCCACTACAGAACTTCATAAATGGCTGCTTAGCGGCAGGAATAGCGCAAACCTTCTCCTACCCCTTTGAAACTGTGAAAAGGAAAATGCAG GCCCAGAATCCTCGGCTCCCGCATTACGGTGGGGCCGATGTCCACTTCACTGGAATGCTGGACTGCTTCAGGCAGGTGATCAGAAACAAGGGCATCCTGACACTGTGGAGTGGCATCACAGCCAACATGATCAAG ATTGTCCCTTACTTTGGCCTTCTCTTCAGCTGCTTTGAGATGTGCAAGCAGGTCTGTCTGTACCGCAACGGGTACATTGTGTCTCCATTGAGCTATAAGTTGGCACCAGGAGTGGACCAGAGCATGGGCCCCACTGAGGTAGAAGAGGTGAAACGGTACTTGAAGAATAGGAGTTTTCAGTCACAGCAAGGAAGTCGCTGGTAA
- the LOC124010780 gene encoding ADP/ATP translocase 2-like produces MNETVISFGKDFLAGGISAAISKTAVAPIERIKLLLQVQHASKQITVDKQYKGIMDCVVRIPKEQGFLSFWRGNLANVIRYFPTQALNFAFKDKYKQIFLDGVDKKQFWRYFAGNLASGGAAGATSLCFVYPLDFARTRLAADVGKAGAGREFNGLGDCLKKIYKADGLKGLYQGFSVSVQGIIIYRASYFGVYDTAKGMLPDPKNASILVSWAIAQSVTAVAGLTSYPFDTVRRRMMMQSGRKGGDIMYTGTIDCWKKIARDEGGKAFFKGAWSNVLRGMGGAFVLVLYDELKKVL; encoded by the exons ATGAATGAGACCGTCATCTCGTTCGGCAAGGACTTCTTGGCTGGTGGTATTTCCGCTGCCATCTCCAAAACAGCTGTAGCCCCTATTGAAAGAATCAAGCTGCTTCTTCAG GTGCAACATGCTAGTAAACAGATCACCGTTGACAAGCAGTACAAGGGCATCATGGATTGCGTCGTCCGTATCCCCAAGGAGCAGGGCTTCCTGTCATTCTGGAGAGGCAACTTGGCCAACGTCATCAGATACTTCCCCACCCAGGCCCTCAACTTTGCATTCAAGGACAAATACAAGCAAATCTTCCTGGATGGCGTGGACAAGAAACAGTTCTGGAGGTACTTCGCTGGTAACCTGGCCTCTGGCGGTGCTGCTGGAGCCACCTCCCTGTGTTTTGTGTACCCCCTCGACTTCGCCAGAACCCGACTGGCTGCTGATGTCGGTAAGGCCGGTGCTGGGCGTGAGTTCAATGGCCTGGGTGACTGCTTGAAGAAGATCTACAAGGCTGACGGTCTGAAGGGCCTGTACCAGGGcttctctgtgtctgtccaggGCATCATCATCTACAGAGCTTCGTACTTTGGCGTCTATGACACAGCCAAGG GCATGCTGCCAGATCCAAAGAACGCCAGCATCCTTGTCAGCTGGGCCATCGCGCAGTCGGTGACTGCAGTCGCCGGTCTTACATCCTACCCCTTTGATACCGTCCGCCGTCGCATGATGATGCAGTCTGGGCGCAAAGGAG GTGACATCATGTACACTGGCACCATTGACTGCTGGAAGAAGATTGCGAGGGATGAGGGTGGCAAGGCCTTCTTCAAAGGAGCCTGGTCCAACGTTCTCCGAGGCATGGGTGGTGCCTTCGTGCTAGTTTTGTACGATGAGTTGAAGAAGGTCCTCTAA